One Prochlorococcus marinus XMU1411 genomic window, CCCCAAAAGTAGGATCAATTCCCTGATTGAAGGACTGAATTTGTTGAAGTAATCTTACTGATTCAAACTGGTGGACTGCTTTAGCATCTTGTTGATCCCCGGCTTTTACTGAATCACCCGTAATACATAAGATGTTTTTAATCCCTAGAGCATTTGCTCCAAGAATGTCAGATTGTAAAGCAATTTTATTACGATCTCTGCAAGATATTTGCATTACTGGTTCTATCCCATTTTCCAGTAATAGTTTGGACATTGCTAAGCTGCACATTCTCATAACAGCCCTGCTTCCGTCGGTAATGTTAACAGCATGTACCTTATCTTTCAAAAGTTGTGCTATCTTAAGAGATCTTACGGGGTCTCCACCTCTAGGGGGCATTAATTCTGCCGTTATTACCTTGGATTTTTTTTCTAAAGTCTGCTGAAGTTTTGATTTCAATTGCTTTTGTTTCCTAATTAGTTAACAAGTGTACTGAGATTGCTAAACTTAATTAATATAAAAAAGGAACTGTTTAAATGCAAATGGTTGAAGAAGAAGTAAACAACATTGATGTTATGGGTCTCTCCACGAGAGAGATGGAAATCATTGATCTCGTAGCCGATGGGCTTACAAATCAAGAAATTGCGGTAAAACTAACTATTAGTAAAAGAACGGTAGATAATCATGTAAGTAATATGTTTACAAAAACTGGTTCCAAAAATAGAGTGGCACTTCTAAACTGGGCAATGGATAATGGAAAGATTTGTAGAGATGGATTTAATTGTTGTTCACTTCCAGACTCTGAGCAAGAGGTGTAAAACCCTTAATTTGATTTTTATCACTAGCTAAATCTATTAGACAATAATTTGTGGAGCCTAATTCGAATAGCTCAGCATATGCAATACAGACATCTTTGTCTGAATCAA contains:
- a CDS encoding helix-turn-helix domain-containing protein, which gives rise to MQMVEEEVNNIDVMGLSTREMEIIDLVADGLTNQEIAVKLTISKRTVDNHVSNMFTKTGSKNRVALLNWAMDNGKICRDGFNCCSLPDSEQEV